A stretch of Bradyrhizobium sp. AZCC 2262 DNA encodes these proteins:
- a CDS encoding ABC transporter ATP-binding protein, whose protein sequence is MLTSAAEPLLSVKGLESGYGKIRVLHGIGIEVAAGEVVALLGPNGAGKTTLLRALSGLLPVNSGHVCFDGRDMTNATPREAGRAGLVHVIEGHRVFTQISVTDNLLIAGYDLPRSERAGRAEEALSFFPEIAEKRHERGGALSGGQQQMLTVAQGLVRRPRLLMLDEPSAGLSPVLVDRVLNVIAQLRKQGTAVLLVEQLLEKALAAADRVYALVQGNIVLEAPTSENNLPQRLERAYFGHESHVSVTG, encoded by the coding sequence GTGCTTACCTCGGCGGCTGAACCCCTGCTCTCGGTGAAAGGGCTGGAATCGGGCTACGGCAAGATCCGCGTGCTGCATGGCATCGGGATCGAGGTCGCAGCCGGCGAAGTGGTTGCCTTGCTCGGCCCCAACGGCGCGGGCAAGACGACCCTGCTGCGTGCGCTGTCGGGATTGCTGCCGGTCAATTCCGGGCATGTGTGCTTTGACGGCCGCGACATGACCAACGCGACGCCGCGCGAAGCGGGGCGCGCCGGCCTGGTGCATGTGATCGAGGGCCATCGCGTGTTCACGCAGATTTCGGTCACCGACAATCTGCTGATCGCCGGTTACGATCTGCCACGCAGCGAACGCGCCGGGAGGGCCGAGGAAGCCTTGTCGTTTTTCCCGGAGATCGCGGAGAAGCGTCACGAGCGCGGCGGTGCGCTCAGCGGCGGGCAACAGCAGATGCTCACGGTCGCGCAGGGCCTGGTACGGCGCCCTCGGCTGTTGATGCTGGACGAACCCTCGGCCGGCCTGTCGCCGGTTCTGGTCGATCGCGTGCTCAACGTGATCGCTCAGTTGCGCAAGCAAGGCACCGCAGTGCTACTGGTCGAACAGTTGTTAGAGAAGGCGCTTGCCGCCGCTGATCGCGTCTATGCGCTGGTGCAGGGCAATATCGTGCTGGAAGCGCCGACCAGCGAGAACAATTTGCCGCAGCGGCTCGAGCGCGCCTATTTCGGGCACGAGAGCCATGTGTCGGTCACAGGTTGA
- a CDS encoding ABC transporter substrate-binding protein, with the protein MAISRRDVLLGGAGAAGAAAFSFPVPAIAQSEPIKVGCLAAMTGPSSAPTIGFNRGVNFAVDAINAGGGVKGRKIELFMRDTQGDPTKAVNATQELISQAKVHAIWGPLNSGEALATTPIMARAKIPDIHPCVVETLIDTTKFPNAFRMAPSNSQWDDAVRNYCLNILKAKKVAVIGDTTGYGVTAVGASVTAFKKDGAEVVYQANVDATQPDMTPDMLRAKNAGAEVIVVWSVSTGMEARMFNVRAVMNWDVPFVGHPSMSSGEIAGLVEKPANWKKVYAIGYKSCSYDAAGKLPPKSEDLVARLAKANVVMNDTLLWWIAGGIDAIELIAKAVAESGSTDSAGIIAYWNTLSKYPGYFGNYSFSPTQHNGYLTEEIVMSEASTAKNGTFALAPGYT; encoded by the coding sequence ATGGCCATTTCACGTCGTGACGTATTGTTGGGCGGCGCCGGCGCCGCGGGCGCCGCAGCATTTTCGTTTCCAGTCCCCGCCATTGCCCAGTCGGAACCGATCAAGGTCGGCTGCCTCGCTGCGATGACCGGTCCGAGTTCGGCGCCGACCATCGGCTTCAACCGCGGAGTCAATTTTGCGGTGGATGCGATCAACGCCGGCGGCGGCGTCAAGGGCCGCAAGATCGAACTCTTCATGCGCGATACCCAGGGCGATCCGACCAAGGCGGTGAACGCCACGCAGGAACTGATCAGTCAAGCCAAGGTCCATGCCATCTGGGGCCCGCTCAATTCCGGCGAGGCGCTGGCGACCACGCCGATCATGGCGCGTGCCAAGATCCCGGATATTCACCCCTGTGTCGTCGAGACTCTGATCGACACCACCAAGTTTCCAAACGCCTTCCGGATGGCGCCGTCGAACAGCCAATGGGATGACGCGGTCCGCAATTACTGCCTCAATATCCTCAAGGCAAAAAAGGTCGCCGTGATCGGCGATACCACCGGCTATGGCGTGACCGCTGTCGGTGCTTCGGTCACGGCATTCAAGAAGGATGGTGCCGAGGTGGTCTATCAGGCCAACGTCGACGCGACCCAGCCCGACATGACGCCGGACATGCTGCGCGCCAAAAACGCCGGCGCCGAAGTGATCGTGGTCTGGAGTGTCTCCACCGGTATGGAAGCGCGCATGTTCAACGTCCGCGCGGTGATGAATTGGGATGTCCCGTTCGTCGGCCACCCCTCGATGTCTTCGGGCGAGATCGCCGGCCTCGTCGAAAAACCCGCCAACTGGAAGAAAGTCTACGCCATCGGTTACAAGAGCTGCAGCTACGACGCGGCCGGAAAATTGCCGCCGAAGAGCGAGGACCTGGTCGCGCGTCTGGCCAAGGCCAACGTCGTGATGAACGATACGCTGCTGTGGTGGATCGCCGGCGGCATCGATGCGATCGAGCTGATCGCAAAGGCCGTCGCGGAAAGCGGATCGACTGACAGCGCCGGGATCATCGCCTACTGGAACACGCTATCGAAATACCCCGGCTACTTCGGCAATTACAGCTTCTCGCCGACACAGCATAATGGCTACCTGACCGAAGAGATCGTGATGTCGGAAGCCTCCACCGCCAAGAACGGCACGTTTGCGTTGGCGCCGGGATATACGTGA
- a CDS encoding branched-chain amino acid ABC transporter permease: MLASILASGLAAGAIYALVGVTYNTMFSTSRVMSFTAGQLAMLGGVFGSMFTLKMGMPILAGFLLTLLCCAIIGIITEFVAVRPVLKSLDQHLYVLSTLAVALMIQQVAAIKWGTEPQPFPRVFGIGSGIWDEKFWLPVAACAITIVALEYLYRRTLVGRAFVAIAEDNFAARALGLPERNLRVASYALAGVIGGVAGFSGGELLLAFFANGALLNFYGFVPVALGGLGNNRGAIVGGLALGLFQQAANFLVGGIFSSVAVFTLFIVVLLAAPQGLFGASTARRV; the protein is encoded by the coding sequence ATGCTCGCCTCGATCCTCGCATCCGGACTGGCGGCGGGCGCGATCTACGCGCTCGTCGGCGTCACCTATAACACCATGTTCTCGACCTCCCGGGTGATGAGCTTCACCGCCGGTCAGTTGGCGATGCTGGGCGGCGTGTTCGGTTCGATGTTCACGCTGAAAATGGGCATGCCGATCCTCGCCGGCTTCCTGCTGACGCTGCTCTGCTGCGCCATCATCGGGATCATCACCGAATTCGTCGCGGTGCGGCCGGTGCTGAAAAGCCTCGACCAGCACCTCTACGTGCTTTCGACGCTCGCGGTGGCGCTGATGATCCAGCAGGTCGCGGCGATCAAATGGGGCACCGAGCCGCAGCCGTTCCCGCGCGTATTCGGCATCGGCAGCGGTATCTGGGACGAAAAATTCTGGCTGCCGGTCGCAGCCTGCGCGATTACAATTGTCGCCCTCGAATATCTTTATCGCCGCACTTTGGTTGGACGCGCCTTCGTCGCGATCGCGGAAGATAATTTCGCGGCGCGCGCGCTCGGCCTGCCCGAACGCAATCTGCGCGTCGCCAGCTATGCGCTGGCCGGCGTGATCGGCGGTGTCGCCGGATTTTCCGGCGGCGAGTTGCTGCTGGCGTTCTTCGCCAATGGCGCGCTGCTGAACTTCTACGGCTTTGTCCCGGTGGCGCTCGGCGGGCTCGGCAATAACAGAGGCGCGATCGTCGGCGGATTGGCGCTTGGCCTGTTCCAGCAGGCGGCGAACTTCCTGGTCGGCGGCATCTTCTCGTCGGTCGCCGTCTTCACGCTGTTCATCGTGGTCCTGCTGGCGGCGCCCCAGGGTCTGTTCGGCGCTTCCACGGCGCGGAGAGTGTGA
- a CDS encoding adenylate/guanylate cyclase domain-containing protein, translated as MSQVEQALEAPSIAPSIITRRLAAVAFADVAGFSRLMALKDVETVLRWRTLRTEIIEPHMVRHGGRIAEIAGDAVLVEFPSVVNAVRWAADVQQAQAQTQRTTDGSPPLHLRIAVNVDDVIDEDGILQGDGVNIASRIHQAAEPGQIVVTAAVRDYVMNRLPLTFHDLGTPPLKNINRMVRVYTVKWSEGARGDPVAQPYLHWAARPTIAVLPFRTISGTDDETYYGEGITDEIITGLSRNKSLYVIARNSTWRYRDRDKDLRQIAGELDVRYVLDGSVQRQGRRLRINAELIDIVGNIPIWAQRYEGSIDDLFEFQDRIAGSILSSIEPRVHAVETARLGDRPTESLDAYHCVLRAMSLLYTFTLENYREAGGLLERAIALDPSYARAYAYLGWWLNFWTGEGWSKDPDADKARALLISRRAIELDREDPFALAVAGHILSFFGSNPEDALDLFEEALARNQNSAFAWGLSALTLAYLGRPDEALERLQNVWRLNPFDPLNFYFWIVAGIAEFVAGRYDEAIGWLRKSRRANPRFIACLRMLAASLAISGDEAGARTIVQELLAIEPSFRVSTFVSWYPLRRPDDLSRLANGLLAAGVPE; from the coding sequence ATGAGCCAAGTTGAGCAAGCGTTAGAGGCGCCATCCATCGCGCCGTCTATCATCACGAGGCGACTTGCTGCCGTCGCTTTTGCGGATGTTGCTGGCTTTTCTCGTCTGATGGCTCTCAAAGATGTCGAGACGGTGCTCCGTTGGCGGACGCTTCGGACCGAGATTATTGAGCCGCACATGGTGCGGCACGGCGGACGAATCGCTGAGATCGCTGGCGATGCCGTTCTGGTGGAATTTCCCAGTGTGGTGAACGCTGTCCGGTGGGCAGCCGACGTACAGCAAGCGCAGGCGCAGACGCAGAGAACGACGGATGGTTCGCCCCCGCTCCATCTGCGCATCGCCGTGAACGTAGATGATGTGATCGATGAAGACGGCATCTTGCAGGGGGACGGCGTCAACATCGCGTCTCGCATCCATCAGGCTGCGGAGCCCGGCCAGATAGTCGTGACGGCGGCGGTCCGAGACTACGTCATGAATCGCCTGCCGCTAACATTTCATGATCTTGGCACGCCTCCGCTGAAAAACATCAATCGGATGGTTCGTGTTTATACGGTCAAATGGTCTGAAGGCGCCAGAGGAGACCCGGTCGCGCAGCCTTACCTGCATTGGGCGGCGCGGCCAACCATAGCCGTATTACCATTCCGGACCATTAGCGGGACTGATGACGAGACTTACTACGGCGAGGGGATCACCGACGAGATCATTACGGGACTATCGCGAAACAAGTCGCTCTACGTGATAGCGCGAAATTCTACGTGGCGCTATCGCGACCGCGACAAGGATCTGCGTCAAATTGCCGGTGAACTCGACGTGCGTTACGTGCTCGATGGTAGTGTTCAAAGGCAAGGCAGGCGTTTGCGCATCAATGCCGAATTGATCGATATCGTTGGCAACATTCCGATCTGGGCCCAGAGATATGAGGGCTCGATCGATGATCTGTTCGAATTTCAGGACCGCATAGCCGGTAGCATCTTGTCTTCGATCGAACCACGCGTGCACGCAGTTGAGACAGCGCGACTCGGTGACCGGCCAACCGAGAGCCTGGACGCCTATCACTGCGTGCTGCGTGCGATGTCCTTGCTTTATACCTTTACGTTGGAAAATTACCGAGAGGCGGGCGGATTACTTGAACGTGCAATCGCGCTCGATCCGTCCTATGCTCGGGCCTACGCTTATCTTGGATGGTGGCTGAATTTCTGGACCGGTGAAGGTTGGTCGAAAGATCCAGACGCCGACAAGGCGCGGGCGCTCCTGATTTCGCGACGAGCGATCGAACTCGACCGCGAGGATCCATTTGCGCTTGCCGTAGCCGGGCATATTCTGTCCTTCTTCGGGAGCAACCCGGAGGACGCACTTGATCTTTTTGAAGAGGCGCTGGCGCGCAATCAGAACTCCGCGTTCGCTTGGGGGCTGAGCGCTCTCACGCTAGCATATCTCGGTCGGCCCGACGAAGCACTGGAGCGGTTACAAAATGTCTGGCGACTGAACCCGTTTGATCCGCTGAATTTCTATTTCTGGATTGTGGCTGGCATCGCTGAGTTCGTGGCCGGACGATACGACGAGGCCATCGGATGGCTTCGCAAGAGCAGGCGAGCCAATCCACGATTCATCGCTTGTCTGCGGATGTTAGCGGCCTCACTGGCGATTTCGGGCGATGAGGCAGGAGCTCGGACGATCGTCCAGGAGTTGCTCGCAATCGAGCCTTCGTTTCGAGTGTCGACATTTGTTTCTTGGTATCCGCTACGTCGACCAGACGACTTGTCTCGTCTCGCCAACGGATTACTCGCCGCTGGCGTGCCGGAATAA
- a CDS encoding hydroxyacid dehydrogenase, with the protein MKVLLTHTPQSRVQYYGERSLSGLQAVAQVKLHESNDALDAAGLIEAADDVDIIVADRLTAGPGEIFPALPKLRAFVRCAVDIRNIDVDAASAAGILVTRAGPGFVQSVAELALGFMVDLSRGVPRATADYHSGRKPEIIMGRQLAGGRLGIIGYGSIGRYLADIAKVLGMEILIADPFATVSDAAIQHVPLDDLLARSDYVVCLAVANEQTENLIGPAALARMQPHAFFINLSRGNLVDEAALSATLRENRIAGAAMDVGRALDQMPSPELAKLPNVIATPHIGGLTPPAIESQSLETVRQVEKIIAGEAPVGAVNADRWTRRP; encoded by the coding sequence GTGAAAGTCCTGTTGACCCATACGCCGCAGTCCCGCGTGCAATATTATGGCGAGCGCAGCCTGAGCGGGTTGCAAGCCGTCGCGCAGGTCAAGCTGCATGAATCGAATGATGCGCTCGACGCCGCCGGCCTGATCGAGGCCGCTGATGATGTCGACATCATCGTCGCCGATCGCCTCACCGCCGGTCCGGGCGAGATATTTCCGGCGTTGCCAAAACTGCGCGCCTTCGTTCGCTGTGCGGTCGATATCCGTAACATCGATGTCGATGCTGCGTCTGCGGCCGGCATCCTGGTGACGCGGGCAGGGCCGGGCTTCGTTCAATCGGTCGCCGAACTCGCGCTCGGCTTCATGGTCGATCTGTCGCGCGGCGTGCCACGTGCGACGGCCGACTATCATTCGGGACGGAAGCCCGAGATCATCATGGGCCGGCAACTGGCCGGCGGCCGCCTCGGCATCATCGGCTATGGCAGCATCGGCCGCTATCTGGCTGATATCGCCAAGGTGTTGGGCATGGAAATTCTGATTGCCGATCCCTTTGCGACCGTCAGCGATGCCGCCATCCAGCACGTGCCGCTCGACGATTTGCTTGCGCGCTCCGACTACGTCGTCTGTCTCGCGGTTGCCAACGAGCAAACCGAAAATCTGATCGGGCCGGCGGCGCTGGCGCGCATGCAGCCACACGCCTTCTTCATCAACCTGTCGCGCGGCAACCTCGTCGACGAGGCGGCGTTGTCGGCGACGTTGCGCGAGAACCGCATCGCCGGCGCCGCGATGGATGTCGGCCGCGCGCTGGACCAGATGCCGTCGCCGGAACTGGCAAAACTGCCGAACGTCATCGCCACGCCGCATATCGGCGGGCTGACGCCGCCGGCGATCGAGAGCCAATCGCTGGAAACGGTGCGGCAGGTCGAGAAGATCATCGCGGGCGAGGCGCCGGTTGGCGCCGTCAATGCCGACCGTTGGACGCGCCGGCCATGA
- a CDS encoding branched-chain amino acid ABC transporter ATP-binding protein/permease, with translation MTSVTAVPAHNDSGTIRAALPHVAPFLGILALAMILPFVSNDYWALIGTRAAIYWVLVSGLNLVVGFAGHLAIGYVALLTLGAYTTSVLVAGNVMPPVPVFAALPIAGCVGAVFGVIVGLPALRLRTFYFAMSTLGFATIVTQIALAWQSVTGGGIGISGPEFPAPFNTAWGFYFLCIGFAAITTWMSANIARSRFGRALIAVRDAEVAAEATGISKPKMLIAIFLFAGALAAIAGGLFATLQTYITPDAFTFDLSVLFFIAILIGGRGSILGPMLGTIILTILPEIAAPLAAWSTFLYAVLLLVIVLVMPGGIAALLDFRNRRPLASNRAIVPRPAALADIVRKRMGGSMLTLRGIALSFGNVRAIDGLDLDVAPGQIHGLIGPNGSGKTTTLNVISGYYAAQTGIMTLGDDALPPGEPTLRAYRGIARTFQTPRVIGEASVLQNVMIGGSIEGRASFVESMLALPRNAQDERMLAAKARALLGVVGLEPLAEVRADRLQHSELRFIEIARALMLDPDFLLLDEPAAGLSNDEIERLAGLIKAISARGTGVLLVEHHADLIFDICHQVTVLNLGRTLAAGTPAEIRVHKEVVSAYLGG, from the coding sequence ATGACGTCAGTCACCGCAGTTCCGGCGCACAACGACTCCGGCACCATTCGCGCGGCGTTGCCTCATGTCGCGCCGTTCCTCGGCATCCTTGCGCTGGCGATGATCCTGCCCTTCGTCAGCAACGATTACTGGGCACTGATCGGCACGCGGGCGGCGATCTATTGGGTGCTGGTTTCCGGTCTCAACCTGGTGGTCGGTTTCGCCGGGCATCTTGCGATCGGCTATGTCGCGCTGCTGACGCTCGGCGCCTACACCACGAGCGTGCTGGTCGCGGGCAATGTCATGCCGCCGGTGCCGGTGTTTGCTGCACTGCCGATTGCCGGCTGCGTTGGCGCGGTGTTCGGCGTGATCGTCGGCCTGCCGGCCTTGCGGTTGCGTACCTTCTATTTCGCGATGTCGACGCTGGGCTTCGCCACCATCGTCACGCAGATCGCGCTGGCATGGCAGAGTGTCACCGGCGGCGGCATCGGCATATCAGGACCGGAGTTTCCGGCGCCTTTCAATACCGCCTGGGGCTTTTACTTTCTTTGCATAGGCTTTGCAGCCATCACCACCTGGATGAGCGCGAATATCGCGCGCAGCCGGTTCGGTCGCGCGCTGATTGCAGTGCGCGACGCCGAAGTGGCGGCCGAGGCCACCGGCATCTCCAAGCCGAAAATGCTGATCGCCATCTTCCTGTTTGCCGGCGCGCTTGCGGCCATCGCCGGCGGATTGTTCGCGACCCTGCAGACCTACATCACGCCGGATGCCTTCACCTTCGACCTGTCCGTGCTGTTCTTCATCGCGATCCTGATCGGCGGCCGCGGCTCGATCCTGGGGCCGATGCTCGGCACCATCATCCTGACGATCCTGCCGGAGATCGCAGCGCCGTTGGCGGCGTGGTCGACGTTTCTCTATGCGGTGTTGCTGCTGGTGATCGTGCTTGTCATGCCCGGCGGCATCGCCGCGCTGCTGGATTTTCGCAACCGCCGTCCGCTGGCCAGCAACCGCGCCATCGTGCCGCGACCGGCGGCACTGGCCGATATCGTGCGCAAGCGCATGGGCGGCAGCATGCTGACGCTGCGCGGCATCGCCTTGAGTTTTGGCAATGTGCGGGCGATCGATGGTCTCGACCTCGACGTCGCACCGGGCCAGATCCACGGCCTGATCGGCCCCAACGGCAGCGGCAAGACCACGACGCTCAATGTGATCTCGGGTTACTACGCCGCCCAGACCGGAATCATGACCCTCGGCGATGATGCGCTGCCGCCGGGTGAGCCGACCTTGCGCGCCTATCGCGGCATCGCGCGCACGTTTCAGACCCCGCGCGTGATCGGCGAGGCGTCGGTGCTGCAGAATGTCATGATCGGCGGCTCAATCGAGGGCAGGGCGAGTTTTGTCGAGTCGATGCTGGCGTTGCCGCGGAACGCGCAGGATGAGCGGATGCTTGCGGCCAAGGCGCGCGCCTTGCTCGGCGTCGTTGGGCTGGAACCGCTGGCGGAGGTGCGCGCCGACCGCCTGCAGCACAGCGAACTACGCTTCATCGAGATCGCCCGCGCGCTGATGCTCGATCCGGATTTCCTGCTGCTCGACGAACCCGCCGCCGGCCTTTCCAACGACGAGATCGAACGACTGGCCGGGCTGATCAAGGCGATCAGCGCCCGCGGCACCGGCGTGCTGCTGGTCGAGCACCATGCCGACCTGATCTTCGACATTTGCCATCAGGTCACCGTGCTCAATCTCGGGCGTACGCTTGCCGCCGGAACCCCTGCCGAGATTCGCGTTCACAAGGAGGTGGTCAGTGCTTACCTCGGCGGCTGA
- a CDS encoding autotransporter domain-containing protein, producing MRVTKTSSMFAVVAAALSAQSAHAQTQTIATPLNANVINVLSPFSTLLGTTAITQNFSNAVSINNSSTAAQRAQALIDNTITTDNGVVLSDGLGTNLNAIWKANNSQAANGTTTTFSPNLLTLFRQINAISQDDSGKAKNYFADGSANGSVFVSNANLALGKTATSNTPIVGIPLPPGGVFNVYDKAYAPVTNPNLTGNSRPVQVSPSSIAAFSGVNYFGAATSNTAIIGGVTGNSGSGLFANASFPSGHTTFGYTTSILLGMLVPERYGEMLTRASEYGNSRIVLGAHYPLDLIGGRVIGMYDVVQMLNNNPQYTNATVNGVFGIGDVTTTSNFQTVFTAAQADVRNLLQTACGTTIAACAASGAPDRFSNLAQDRADYTARLTYGLPTLSFAQAPREAAPAGGPDASILLATVYGGDSTAAKNIAPGGGMFGSLKTSTINQILVNTETNAIAAFYGTPLSYWSRLDLFSAETYFQGIIGTITLASSDVVTTNVTVANGGTLAGTGTVAATTVASGGILQPGAGGQGALLINGSLAFQSGALYLVQVTSSTSASANVTGIATLTGASVQVASPNSTFKFNQPVTILTSAGLGGTTFSSLTTPTGITGSLNYSSNAVTLNMSSSLGRISGLNANQKAVAGALDSAFNTPGATTGALGAIFAGNVAQNLTQASGETATGSQQATFSAMTQFMGVMTDPMVDGRGEPAPGGASQFAEEDALAYAANGKPRSKNERDAYASIYRKAPPREVYDPRWSVWVAGFGGSQSTDGDATAGTNATTSRVFGTAVGADYRFSPNTIAGFALAGGGTNFSIANALGSGRSDLFQAGAFVRHTQGPAYITAALAYGWQDVTTNRTVTIAGIDQLRAEFNANAWSGRVEGGYRFVTPWMGLTPYAAGQFTTFDLPAYAEQVVSGSNAFAQAYAAKSVTATRTELGLRSDKSFALQDSILTLRGRAAWAHDYNDNRAVTATFQALPGASFVVNGAAQAPNSALVTGSAEVKWRNGFSLAATFEGEFSDVTRSYAGKGVARYSW from the coding sequence ATGCGTGTCACGAAAACTTCATCGATGTTCGCCGTCGTCGCGGCAGCGCTGTCCGCACAGTCGGCCCACGCGCAAACCCAGACGATCGCGACGCCGCTTAATGCCAACGTGATCAACGTGCTCAGTCCGTTCAGCACGCTGCTCGGCACAACTGCCATCACGCAGAATTTCTCGAACGCGGTTTCGATCAACAACAGTTCGACGGCCGCCCAGCGCGCACAGGCCCTGATCGACAATACGATCACCACCGACAACGGCGTCGTGCTGTCAGACGGCCTCGGCACCAATTTGAATGCGATCTGGAAGGCCAACAACAGTCAGGCCGCGAACGGCACCACGACGACGTTTTCGCCCAATCTGCTGACCCTGTTCAGGCAGATCAACGCGATCTCCCAGGACGACTCCGGCAAGGCGAAGAATTATTTCGCCGATGGATCGGCAAACGGCTCGGTGTTCGTGAGCAACGCCAACCTGGCGCTGGGAAAAACGGCAACGTCCAACACGCCCATTGTCGGCATTCCATTGCCTCCCGGTGGCGTGTTCAACGTCTATGACAAGGCCTATGCACCGGTCACCAATCCGAATTTGACCGGCAACTCGCGGCCCGTTCAGGTGAGCCCGTCCAGTATTGCAGCGTTCAGCGGCGTGAACTACTTCGGCGCGGCGACGTCGAATACCGCCATCATCGGCGGCGTCACCGGCAATTCCGGTTCCGGCCTGTTTGCAAACGCATCGTTCCCGAGCGGCCACACCACATTCGGCTACACGACATCAATTCTGCTCGGGATGCTGGTACCCGAACGTTACGGCGAAATGCTGACGCGCGCGTCGGAATATGGCAACAGCCGCATCGTTCTCGGTGCGCATTATCCGCTCGACCTCATCGGAGGCCGTGTTATCGGCATGTACGATGTGGTGCAGATGCTCAACAACAATCCGCAATACACCAACGCCACCGTGAACGGCGTGTTCGGAATCGGCGACGTTACCACGACCAGCAATTTCCAGACGGTATTCACCGCGGCACAGGCCGACGTGCGCAACCTGCTGCAAACCGCCTGCGGAACCACCATCGCAGCCTGCGCGGCAAGCGGGGCACCGGACCGCTTCAGCAATCTCGCGCAGGACCGGGCCGATTACACCGCGCGGCTGACCTACGGTTTGCCAACCCTGTCGTTCGCCCAGGCGCCGCGCGAAGCCGCGCCCGCCGGCGGACCCGACGCATCCATCCTGCTAGCGACCGTGTATGGCGGCGACTCGACGGCGGCGAAGAATATTGCGCCGGGCGGCGGCATGTTCGGCAGCCTCAAGACCAGCACCATCAACCAGATCCTGGTGAATACCGAGACCAATGCGATTGCGGCTTTCTACGGCACGCCGCTCAGCTACTGGTCGCGTCTCGATCTGTTCTCCGCGGAGACCTACTTTCAGGGCATCATCGGCACCATCACACTGGCGTCGAGCGACGTCGTGACCACCAATGTCACGGTCGCCAATGGCGGTACGCTGGCGGGCACCGGCACGGTGGCCGCGACGACCGTCGCCAGCGGCGGTATCTTGCAGCCGGGCGCCGGCGGGCAGGGGGCGTTGCTGATCAATGGCAGCCTCGCATTCCAGTCCGGCGCGCTCTACCTGGTCCAGGTCACTTCTTCGACGTCGGCTTCCGCCAATGTAACCGGGATCGCCACGCTGACGGGCGCAAGCGTGCAGGTCGCTTCGCCGAACAGCACCTTCAAGTTCAACCAGCCGGTGACGATCCTGACTTCGGCCGGGCTGGGCGGCACGACATTCAGTTCGTTGACGACGCCGACCGGCATCACCGGATCGCTGAATTATTCCAGCAACGCGGTCACGCTCAACATGAGCTCGAGCCTCGGGCGGATATCGGGGCTGAACGCCAACCAGAAGGCCGTCGCCGGCGCACTCGACAGCGCATTCAATACTCCGGGCGCCACCACCGGGGCGCTCGGCGCCATCTTCGCCGGCAACGTCGCCCAGAACCTGACGCAGGCCTCCGGTGAGACCGCGACGGGCTCGCAGCAAGCGACTTTCAGCGCGATGACGCAGTTCATGGGCGTCATGACCGATCCGATGGTCGACGGCCGCGGCGAGCCGGCGCCGGGTGGCGCGTCGCAATTTGCCGAGGAAGACGCGCTGGCCTATGCCGCCAACGGCAAGCCGCGGTCGAAGAACGAGCGTGACGCCTATGCCTCGATCTATCGCAAGGCGCCGCCGCGCGAGGTGTACGATCCACGCTGGAGCGTGTGGGTGGCAGGCTTCGGCGGCTCACAATCCACCGACGGCGACGCGACAGCTGGAACCAACGCCACGACCAGCCGCGTCTTTGGCACGGCGGTCGGCGCTGACTACAGGTTTTCGCCGAACACGATCGCGGGTTTTGCGCTTGCCGGCGGCGGCACCAACTTCTCCATCGCCAACGCGCTCGGCAGCGGCCGTTCCGACCTGTTCCAGGCCGGCGCATTCGTGCGGCACACCCAGGGCCCCGCCTACATCACCGCGGCGCTGGCCTATGGCTGGCAGGACGTCACCACCAACCGGACGGTCACCATTGCCGGCATCGATCAGCTACGCGCCGAGTTCAACGCGAACGCCTGGTCCGGACGCGTCGAAGGTGGGTATCGTTTCGTGACCCCGTGGATGGGCCTCACTCCCTATGCGGCCGGACAGTTCACGACATTCGATCTGCCTGCCTATGCCGAGCAGGTGGTGTCGGGCTCCAATGCGTTCGCGCAGGCCTACGCCGCAAAGAGCGTGACGGCGACGCGAACCGAACTCGGGCTTCGCAGCGACAAGTCGTTCGCGTTGCAGGATTCGATCCTGACGCTGCGTGGTCGCGCCGCCTGGGCGCACGACTACAACGACAACCGCGCGGTCACCGCGACCTTCCAAGCCCTGCCGGGCGCTTCGTTTGTCGTCAATGGCGCAGCGCAGGCGCCGAACTCGGCGCTCGTCACCGGGTCTGCCGAAGTGAAATGGCGCAACGGCTTCTCGCTCGCCGCGACGTTCGAGGGCGAATTCTCCGACGTCACGCGCAGTTATGCCGGCAAGGGCGTCGCCCGCTATTCGTGGTGA